In one window of Cellulophaga sp. HaHa_2_95 DNA:
- a CDS encoding MBL fold metallo-hydrolase — translation MKKLVTLSLLGILAIACKENEKKEPISETSPEVTETIATTKELVNVTPIEHASTVLQWGETTIYIDPVGGAAAYNDQKNPNLLLITDIHGDHLSVETLDSLDLSTTKIIVPQAVADKLPEKYTAQLHILANGATQEFDGISIEAIPMYNLREEALQFHTKGRGNGYVLSKGDERIYFSGDTEDITEMRALKNIDKAFICMNLPYTMTEESAASAVLAFKPKQVYPYHYRGKPDVSDVVKFRKLVNEGDPTIEVIQLDWYPKMDY, via the coding sequence ATGAAAAAGTTAGTTACCCTAAGTCTCTTAGGAATTTTAGCAATAGCTTGTAAAGAGAATGAAAAGAAAGAGCCTATATCAGAAACGTCACCTGAAGTTACAGAAACAATAGCAACCACCAAGGAGCTTGTAAACGTAACACCCATAGAACATGCTTCTACTGTTTTGCAATGGGGAGAAACCACCATATATATTGATCCCGTTGGAGGAGCAGCTGCCTATAATGATCAAAAGAATCCAAATCTTCTGCTGATTACAGATATACATGGGGATCATTTAAGTGTTGAAACTCTAGATTCTTTAGACCTTTCTACTACTAAAATAATAGTTCCACAGGCTGTAGCAGACAAATTACCAGAAAAATATACTGCTCAGCTACATATTTTGGCCAATGGAGCTACACAAGAATTTGACGGTATTTCGATAGAAGCTATACCGATGTACAACCTCAGAGAAGAAGCTTTACAATTCCACACCAAAGGAAGAGGAAACGGTTATGTATTAAGTAAAGGTGATGAGCGCATTTATTTCTCAGGAGATACCGAAGACATAACAGAAATGCGTGCCTTAAAAAATATTGACAAAGCCTTCATTTGTATGAACCTACCCTATACGATGACGGAAGAAAGTGCCGCTAGTGCTGTTTTAGCATTTAAACCAAAGCAAGTATACCCATATCATTATAGAGGAAAACCAGACGTGAGTGATGTTGTTAAATTTAGAAAATTAGTCAATGAAGGTGACCCAACTATTGAAGTAATTCAGTTGGATTGGTACCCGAAGATGGATTATTAA
- the ettA gene encoding energy-dependent translational throttle protein EttA: protein MSDDKKVIFSMSGVTKTFKTANTPVLKNIYLSFFYGAKIGILGLNGSGKSTLLKIIAGADKNYQGDVVFSPGYRVGYLEQEPQLDEEKTVLEIVKEGVADTVAILDEYNKINDMFGLEEVYSDADKMDKLMARQAELQDQIDASNAWELDTKLEIAMDALRTPEPDKKIGVLSGGERRRVALCRLLLQEPEILLLDEPTNHLDAESVHWLEHHLAEYKGTVIAVTHDRYFLDNVAGWILELDRGEGIPWKGNYSSWLDQKSKRMADESKVASKRQKTLERELEWVRQGAKGRQTKQKARLNNYDKLMSQDQKQLDEKLEIYIPNGPRLGTNVIEAIGVSKAYGDKLLYEDLNFKLPQAGIVGVIGPNGAGKTTIFRMVMGEENADKGEFVVGETAKIAYVDQSHSNIDPEKTIWQNFSDEQEMIMMGGRQVNSRAYLSRFNFSGSEQNKKVNMLSGGERNRLHLAMTLKEEGNVLLLDEPTNDLDVNTLRALEEGLENFAGCAVVISHDRWFLDRICTHILAFEGDSQVYFFEGSFSDYEENKKKRLGGDLMPKRIKYKKLIR, encoded by the coding sequence ATGTCTGACGATAAGAAAGTAATTTTCTCCATGTCTGGGGTTACAAAAACCTTTAAAACGGCAAATACTCCAGTATTAAAAAATATTTATCTAAGCTTTTTTTATGGCGCTAAAATCGGAATTTTAGGTCTTAACGGATCAGGTAAATCAACACTTCTAAAAATTATAGCTGGTGCCGATAAAAATTATCAAGGCGATGTTGTTTTTTCTCCAGGATACCGTGTAGGCTATCTAGAGCAAGAACCACAATTAGATGAAGAAAAGACAGTTCTAGAAATTGTAAAAGAAGGTGTAGCAGATACGGTCGCTATTCTTGATGAGTACAATAAGATAAATGATATGTTTGGATTGGAAGAAGTATATTCTGATGCAGATAAGATGGATAAGTTAATGGCGCGCCAAGCAGAATTACAAGATCAGATTGATGCTTCTAACGCTTGGGAACTAGATACAAAACTAGAAATTGCCATGGATGCTTTACGCACGCCAGAGCCAGATAAAAAAATAGGAGTATTATCTGGAGGAGAGCGTAGACGTGTTGCTTTGTGTCGCTTATTATTACAAGAACCTGAAATTTTATTATTAGATGAACCTACGAACCACTTGGATGCAGAATCTGTGCATTGGTTAGAACATCATTTAGCAGAGTACAAGGGTACCGTTATTGCAGTAACGCATGATAGGTACTTTTTGGATAATGTTGCAGGCTGGATTTTAGAATTGGATAGAGGTGAAGGTATTCCTTGGAAAGGGAACTATTCTAGCTGGTTAGATCAGAAATCTAAACGTATGGCAGATGAAAGTAAAGTAGCTTCTAAACGCCAAAAGACTTTAGAGCGAGAATTAGAATGGGTACGCCAAGGTGCAAAAGGACGTCAAACAAAGCAAAAAGCGCGTTTGAATAACTATGATAAGTTAATGAGTCAAGATCAAAAACAACTTGATGAAAAACTAGAAATTTACATTCCTAACGGACCTCGTTTAGGTACGAATGTAATTGAAGCTATTGGTGTAAGTAAGGCGTACGGGGATAAGCTGTTATATGAAGATCTTAATTTTAAACTTCCTCAAGCAGGTATTGTAGGTGTTATTGGTCCAAACGGTGCCGGTAAAACAACCATTTTTAGAATGGTTATGGGAGAAGAGAATGCGGATAAGGGAGAATTTGTAGTGGGTGAAACTGCTAAAATTGCCTATGTAGATCAGAGTCACTCTAATATAGATCCAGAAAAAACTATTTGGCAAAACTTTAGTGACGAACAAGAAATGATCATGATGGGTGGCCGTCAAGTAAATTCTCGTGCCTACCTAAGTAGATTTAACTTTTCAGGAAGTGAACAAAATAAAAAAGTGAACATGTTGTCTGGAGGTGAACGTAACCGTTTACACTTAGCCATGACATTGAAAGAAGAAGGCAATGTACTTCTTTTGGATGAGCCTACGAATGATCTTGATGTAAACACCTTAAGAGCTTTGGAAGAAGGTTTAGAAAATTTTGCAGGTTGTGCGGTAGTTATTTCTCACGACCGTTGGTTCTTAGATCGTATTTGTACCCACATTTTAGCTTTTGAAGGAGATTCTCAGGTATATTTCTTTGAAGGGTCATTTTCTGATTATGAAGAGAACAAGAAGAAGCGTTTGGGTGGCGATTTAATGCCAAAACGTATCAAGTATAAAAAACTGATTCGATAA
- a CDS encoding CAL67264 family membrane protein — protein MNKNTVLAWATFIMIFVGLSLIALGAFRYYEVAGYGFAAVGIGFLAIAWVFNALKGRV, from the coding sequence ATGAATAAAAACACGGTACTCGCATGGGCTACTTTTATAATGATTTTTGTAGGATTATCTTTAATAGCTTTAGGAGCTTTTAGGTACTACGAGGTTGCAGGTTATGGGTTTGCAGCTGTTGGAATCGGATTTTTAGCAATTGCTTGGGTTTTTAATGCCTTAAAAGGAAGAGTTTAA
- a CDS encoding Gfo/Idh/MocA family protein, which produces MKQKLRWGIVGLGSIANHFVKDLALVEDSELVAVASRSIEKAEKFSKIYVSKYAFGSYEELFKCAEVDVIYIATPHSFHAKLAIAAMYYGKHILCEKPLGVNTEEVTKMIAAAKENNVFLMEALWSRFNPTIQKVTELIAEGVLGAIKYIHADFAFPALHRDDENRLLNPNLAGGSLLDIGIYPVFLSYLILGNPEATMASSKFYKTGIEMQTAMILDYPDAQAVLYSGLNSKSEMKAEISGTKGTIFINPKWHEAQGFELELNEEITKFDLPTKGRGYYYEILEVQKCLANGAIESTNWSHEDSMNLIGLLDVIRVKAGIVFPFEE; this is translated from the coding sequence ATGAAACAAAAACTACGTTGGGGAATAGTAGGATTGGGCAGTATTGCAAATCACTTTGTAAAAGATTTGGCTTTAGTTGAAGATTCTGAATTGGTAGCGGTAGCTTCCAGAAGTATTGAAAAAGCTGAGAAATTCTCAAAAATTTATGTCTCAAAATATGCATTTGGCAGTTATGAAGAGCTATTTAAATGCGCAGAAGTAGATGTGATCTATATTGCAACGCCACATTCTTTTCATGCTAAATTGGCTATTGCTGCTATGTATTATGGGAAGCATATTTTATGTGAGAAACCTTTAGGGGTGAATACGGAAGAGGTTACAAAAATGATTGCCGCCGCGAAAGAGAATAATGTTTTTTTGATGGAAGCGTTGTGGAGCCGTTTTAACCCTACAATCCAGAAAGTAACAGAATTAATTGCCGAAGGTGTTTTGGGGGCTATTAAATATATACATGCAGATTTTGCATTTCCAGCCTTGCATAGAGACGATGAGAATAGATTATTAAACCCAAACTTAGCGGGAGGTTCTTTGTTAGATATAGGGATTTATCCTGTTTTTTTGTCTTATTTAATATTAGGGAATCCGGAAGCTACTATGGCTTCTTCTAAATTTTATAAGACTGGAATAGAAATGCAAACAGCTATGATTCTTGATTATCCAGATGCTCAGGCTGTTTTATATAGTGGGTTAAATTCTAAATCGGAAATGAAAGCTGAAATTTCAGGAACCAAAGGAACCATTTTTATAAACCCGAAATGGCATGAAGCGCAAGGTTTTGAGTTGGAACTTAACGAAGAAATTACGAAATTTGATTTACCTACTAAGGGTAGGGGGTATTATTATGAGATTTTAGAAGTTCAAAAATGTTTAGCAAACGGAGCTATAGAAAGCACCAATTGGAGTCATGAGGATAGTATGAATTTAATAGGACTATTAGATGTCATAAGAGTAAAAGCGGGTATTGTTTTTCCTTTTGAGGAATAA
- a CDS encoding acyl-CoA carboxylase subunit beta, with the protein MDINFNKNEDHNKLLLSALKKRLTAVKLGGGKSRIEKQHAQGKMTARERIDYLLDNKADAIEIGAFVGDGMYKEHGGCPSGGVVVKIGYIKGKQCIVVANDATVKAGAWFPITAKKNLRAQEIAIENKLPIIYLVDSAGVYLPLQDEIFPDKEHFGRIFRNNAVMSSMGITQISAVMGSCVAGGAYLPIMSDEALIVDKTASIFLAGSYLVKAAIGESIDNETLGGATTHCEISGVTDYKSKDDADALDTIKNIMSKIGDFDKAGYNRVKAEKPKENPQDIYGILPKSRSDQYDMVEIIKRLVDDSDFEQYKEGYGKTILTGYARIDGWAVGIVANQRKVVKTTNGEMQFGGVIYSDSADKATRFIANCNQKKIPLVFLQDVTGFMVGSKSEHGGIIKDGAKMVNAVSNSVVPKFTIIIGNSYGAGNYAMCGKAYDPRLIAAWPSAELAVMSGNSAAKVLLQIEKASLKKKGEEITPEKEAELFSKIKNRYDDQVSPYYAASRLWTDGIIDPLDTRKWISMGIDAANHAPIEKPFNLGVIQV; encoded by the coding sequence ATGGATATCAACTTCAATAAAAACGAAGATCATAATAAATTACTTTTATCAGCATTAAAAAAAAGACTGACTGCCGTTAAATTAGGGGGTGGCAAAAGTAGAATTGAAAAACAACATGCTCAAGGTAAAATGACAGCCAGAGAGCGTATTGATTATTTATTGGATAATAAAGCAGATGCTATAGAAATTGGTGCATTTGTTGGCGACGGCATGTATAAAGAGCACGGCGGATGCCCTTCTGGAGGGGTTGTGGTTAAAATTGGTTATATAAAAGGCAAACAATGTATTGTGGTTGCCAATGACGCTACTGTAAAAGCAGGAGCTTGGTTTCCTATTACTGCCAAAAAGAATTTAAGAGCTCAAGAAATTGCCATAGAAAACAAATTACCAATTATTTACTTGGTAGATAGTGCAGGTGTCTATTTACCCTTGCAAGATGAAATTTTCCCAGACAAAGAGCATTTTGGGCGCATTTTTAGAAATAATGCAGTGATGAGCAGTATGGGTATAACACAAATATCTGCTGTCATGGGGAGTTGTGTTGCCGGTGGTGCCTATTTACCAATAATGAGTGACGAAGCGCTAATTGTAGATAAAACAGCAAGCATCTTTTTAGCAGGAAGTTATTTGGTAAAAGCTGCTATTGGGGAAAGTATTGATAATGAAACATTGGGTGGTGCTACTACACATTGTGAGATAAGTGGTGTAACCGATTATAAATCTAAAGATGATGCTGACGCCTTAGATACCATTAAAAACATCATGAGTAAGATTGGTGATTTTGATAAAGCTGGTTATAACAGAGTAAAGGCTGAAAAACCAAAAGAAAATCCGCAAGACATATACGGGATCTTACCCAAATCAAGATCTGACCAGTATGATATGGTTGAAATCATAAAACGATTAGTAGATGATTCTGATTTTGAACAATACAAAGAAGGGTATGGTAAAACCATATTAACAGGTTATGCTCGCATTGATGGTTGGGCTGTGGGTATTGTAGCTAACCAACGTAAGGTGGTAAAAACTACCAATGGAGAAATGCAATTTGGAGGCGTAATTTATTCGGATTCTGCAGATAAGGCAACACGTTTTATTGCCAACTGCAACCAGAAGAAAATTCCGTTAGTATTTTTACAAGACGTTACCGGCTTTATGGTAGGAAGTAAAAGTGAACATGGCGGTATTATAAAAGATGGGGCAAAAATGGTCAATGCTGTGAGTAATTCTGTAGTCCCAAAATTTACGATTATTATTGGAAATAGTTACGGCGCTGGTAATTACGCAATGTGCGGTAAAGCTTATGACCCACGATTAATTGCTGCATGGCCTAGTGCTGAACTAGCTGTAATGAGTGGTAATTCTGCCGCTAAGGTATTATTGCAAATAGAGAAAGCCTCTTTAAAGAAAAAAGGAGAAGAGATTACCCCTGAGAAAGAGGCCGAATTATTTAGCAAGATAAAGAACCGATATGATGATCAGGTTTCTCCATATTATGCGGCATCGCGTTTATGGACCGATGGTATTATTGACCCACTAGATACTCGTAAATGGATTTCTATGGGAATTGATGCTGCGAATCATGCTCCCATAGAAAAACCTTTTAATTTAGGCGTTATTCAAGTTTAA
- a CDS encoding M24 family metallopeptidase: protein MKITLLNFALFFAVCSFAQQILPEVERATVVDEILEERFNVLLPELMDTAAIDMWIVMSREYNEDPVIKTMLPATWLNARRRTILLFYRNKSKNTIEKLAVARYDVGKSIASAWDKEKQPDQWKRLIELIQERNPNKIGLNFSKDHNIADGLDKTDYDEFMSYLPKKMHSKVSSAEQLAVRWIETRTPREMVIYNQLVDITHDIIAEAFSEKVITPGVTTTTEVEWWMRQKVTDLGLETWFHPTVDVQRNSEKLVDHLYSFSGRPDDLTIVPGDLLHCDFGITYLRLNTDCQELAYVLRSEEKEAPKFLVEGLKDGNSVQDFLTNNMIAGRTGNEILAKSLQEAKVAGLRPSIYTHPLGLYGHSAGTTIGMWDAQDGVMKDDGDKYPLNKNTVYAIELNTTITVPEWNRDIRIMLEEAGFYGENGFRYVNGRQTELLLIPRIKNHQGN, encoded by the coding sequence ATGAAAATAACCCTATTAAATTTTGCATTATTTTTTGCTGTATGTAGTTTTGCGCAACAAATTCTCCCAGAAGTAGAAAGAGCTACCGTAGTAGACGAAATTTTAGAAGAGCGTTTTAATGTTTTGCTTCCAGAATTAATGGATACAGCAGCTATTGATATGTGGATTGTAATGTCTCGGGAATATAATGAAGACCCAGTTATTAAAACGATGCTCCCTGCTACTTGGTTAAATGCGCGTAGAAGAACCATACTTCTTTTCTACAGGAACAAATCAAAAAATACTATTGAAAAATTAGCGGTGGCACGTTATGATGTGGGTAAAAGTATTGCTTCTGCTTGGGATAAAGAAAAGCAACCAGACCAATGGAAAAGACTTATAGAATTAATTCAAGAGCGTAACCCCAATAAGATTGGGTTAAATTTCTCTAAAGATCATAATATCGCTGATGGTTTAGATAAAACAGATTATGACGAGTTCATGAGCTATTTACCTAAGAAAATGCATTCCAAAGTAAGCTCTGCAGAACAACTTGCAGTGCGTTGGATAGAAACGCGAACGCCACGTGAAATGGTTATTTACAATCAATTAGTAGACATAACTCATGATATTATTGCGGAGGCATTTTCAGAGAAGGTAATTACTCCAGGGGTTACGACCACAACAGAAGTGGAGTGGTGGATGCGTCAAAAGGTAACAGATTTAGGCTTGGAAACTTGGTTTCATCCTACGGTAGATGTGCAACGCAATAGTGAAAAATTAGTAGATCATTTGTATTCCTTTTCAGGCAGACCTGATGATCTTACTATTGTACCCGGAGATTTATTGCATTGCGATTTTGGCATTACGTATTTAAGGTTAAATACTGATTGTCAAGAATTGGCCTATGTGTTACGATCAGAAGAAAAAGAAGCGCCCAAGTTTTTGGTAGAAGGCCTAAAAGATGGAAATAGCGTTCAAGATTTTCTGACAAATAATATGATTGCAGGGAGAACAGGAAATGAAATTTTAGCGAAATCATTACAGGAAGCTAAGGTTGCCGGTCTTAGACCTTCAATTTATACACATCCTTTAGGTTTGTATGGTCATTCGGCAGGAACAACGATAGGCATGTGGGATGCTCAAGATGGGGTGATGAAAGATGATGGAGACAAATACCCTCTAAACAAAAATACCGTTTACGCTATAGAGTTAAATACCACCATTACGGTTCCAGAATGGAATAGAGATATTCGCATTATGCTTGAAGAAGCAGGGTTCTATGGCGAAAACGGATTTAGATATGTGAATGGCAGACAAACGGAATTACTTCTTATTCCGCGTATAAAAAATCATCAAGGGAATTAA
- a CDS encoding TonB-dependent receptor plug domain-containing protein — translation MKNILFVPIILMTLTLNAQVILDPASENNLAAISGFCNATVQISNGLVHGVVEDNYPFKLYEVNSTHLHSQQDLHTAIRRSVPGVSITDTQLGQIPVITMRGDRNTVIIVDGVSYDTSILNTLNPQDIERISVATNSISNNYLAHTSN, via the coding sequence ATGAAAAATATTTTATTTGTACCAATTATTTTAATGACTTTAACTTTAAATGCACAAGTAATTTTAGATCCGGCTTCTGAAAATAACCTGGCTGCTATTTCTGGATTTTGTAACGCAACCGTGCAGATTTCAAACGGCCTAGTTCATGGTGTTGTAGAAGATAATTACCCGTTTAAGCTGTATGAGGTTAATAGCACACACTTACATAGCCAACAAGATCTCCATACCGCAATACGGCGGTCAGTGCCGGGAGTAAGTATCACCGATACGCAGCTAGGACAAATCCCTGTAATTACTATGCGTGGTGATCGTAATACGGTAATAATTGTGGATGGTGTTAGTTATGATACTTCTATATTAAATACGCTTAACCCTCAGGATATAGAGCGCATTAGTGTGGCTACGAATAGTATTTCAAATAATTATTTGGCGCATACATCAAATTAG
- a CDS encoding AMP-binding protein, translating into MNLNHKFVHPNFKLNGISFSYEALKEVAYCLIKEGLPHEKPIGSFLLDWVNEDESLAVATSGSTGVPKIINLRKQHMVNSAMATGSFFGLEGGNTALLCLPVDFIAGKMMLVRAMVLGLALDYVAPNSSPLESITKSYDFSAMIPLQLENSLQQLKQLKLLIVGGAKMSEALKVAVTNNICKVYETYGMTETITHVALKPVNHLEASTNTNFTALPKVEFSTDARGCLVINAPNISEEEVVTNDLVALVSSTEFEWLGRHDAIINSGGVKLIPEKIEAKISKVIDVDFFVAGISDTVLGQKLVLITEGNVDKAQLWNRLQNLETLDKFEVPKEIYAVESFIKTDNGKIQRTKTVALLSK; encoded by the coding sequence ATGAATTTGAATCATAAGTTTGTTCATCCAAATTTTAAGTTAAACGGAATTTCGTTTTCATATGAAGCACTAAAAGAAGTAGCTTATTGCTTAATTAAGGAAGGGCTCCCGCATGAAAAACCAATAGGAAGTTTTCTTTTAGATTGGGTGAATGAGGATGAATCCTTGGCAGTTGCTACTTCCGGCTCCACAGGTGTACCCAAGATAATAAATCTAAGAAAACAACACATGGTAAATTCTGCGATGGCTACCGGTAGTTTTTTTGGTCTTGAAGGGGGTAATACCGCCTTACTCTGTTTGCCCGTTGATTTTATAGCAGGTAAAATGATGTTAGTGCGGGCTATGGTTCTAGGCTTGGCATTGGATTATGTGGCTCCAAATTCTAGTCCTTTAGAAAGTATTACTAAATCTTATGATTTTAGTGCGATGATACCTCTACAGTTAGAAAATTCCTTGCAACAACTAAAGCAACTCAAACTATTAATTGTTGGTGGTGCTAAAATGTCAGAAGCATTAAAAGTCGCAGTGACTAACAATATTTGTAAGGTGTATGAAACTTATGGAATGACGGAAACTATTACCCATGTTGCCCTCAAACCAGTTAACCATTTAGAAGCGTCCACCAATACTAATTTTACGGCATTACCCAAAGTAGAATTTAGTACAGATGCTAGAGGGTGTTTGGTTATTAATGCGCCCAATATTTCTGAGGAAGAAGTGGTAACGAATGATTTGGTAGCGTTAGTTTCTTCAACAGAATTTGAGTGGCTAGGCAGGCATGATGCTATAATTAATTCTGGGGGTGTTAAGTTGATTCCAGAAAAAATTGAAGCCAAAATTTCTAAAGTAATTGATGTTGATTTTTTCGTAGCAGGAATTTCTGATACGGTATTAGGCCAGAAATTAGTGCTGATAACCGAAGGGAATGTGGATAAGGCACAGTTATGGAACAGGCTTCAGAATTTGGAGACTTTAGACAAATTTGAAGTGCCTAAAGAAATTTATGCTGTAGAATCTTTTATCAAAACAGATAATGGAAAAATTCAGCGTACAAAAACAGTAGCCTTACTTTCTAAATAG